The Arachis ipaensis cultivar K30076 chromosome B07, Araip1.1, whole genome shotgun sequence genomic interval TGGTCAGAAGAGCTCTCTATTTTTGGTTTACAAGAGGCGCCAAAGGCCCAATCAGAAGAACTCTGTGTTTTTATACATTTTCATTGATTATATTTTTTCTGGAACAGGTTCAATGAAGAAGTCTGTAGGTCTAGTCCATTAACTAGTGACAATGAGACAACAAATGaacaaatgaaaaagaagaaagggtTAGTATCAAACTTGGATTGGTCAgtgtgagaattggaattccgtTGTTGTACGCAACAACTTAAccgaataaaaagaaaagaagggaGGGTTGAAAATTGGGATTCGCATGTTGTTCCTGCGATTTGAAGTACTTCTACAGTTCTACTTTCTAACTAACTGGTCTGTCTGGTTGGTTACGGGTTACCTCAACTGACCTCACCTGAAACCTTAACGTGGTGGTGGGCTGGTGGCAACTGCCTCTGGCTCTTTCCCAGTTCGTAAAGTGCTGCTTCACTCTCctcattttcctttttttttttttcatttaaatttatatacacacataatAATTAATATGTCCAACCACGTCATCGAAGAATCGAACTCTTCAGCAACCAAAGAACTCGAACAAAAAcaagagaaggagaaggaagaagaggaagatgaagatgaCGAGTTACGAAAGCTCCTACTCCCCGATGTCTGTAATCTTCCTTCAGTTCCTCCTTCCGCCGTTGAATCCAACTTCGCCATTTACTTCGCTCTAGGTACTCTTTTTTTGTACGCTCAAATTGAAACTTTTTTTTCCTtgacataaaccctaaacctctgTTCCATATTGATGTTAATgacaattaatgaatgaatgaattaatTAGTATTGTAAATCTAACTGCATTGCTCTGTTGTTTCGATATTCAGATTTTATGAAGCCAGGGCACGATCAGTACGTTTACCGGCACGCCAATGGGTATAATATGATATAATTGTTAGCCACTTAATGTTTCTTCCTTCACGTTGCTAatggtttatttgattttattttaaagcTTGTGTGTGATTGGTTTGGCTCCTTCCCACGTTTCTTTCAAGGATGAAGGTGGAATCACAGCCATAGATTTCAATGTGGGAAAGTCTGATCGCAGTGGGGTCAAGGTCACTGGAAAGCGTAAGAAGGTATGTTTAAACTTGTCATCTATGACGAACATATGCCAAGCTTATTCTGATAAATGTAAATTCATATCTGTTTATTACTAATAAATCATATCTGTTTGTTGACAATGTACTAATAAATCAATGAGGTTGCATCATAAATCATATTACTGCTTTCTATATTATTAAGATATGGTTTATTATTTATGTAGAATGCTCAACATTTTGAGTCCAACACGGCTTTGTGCAAAGTTTCTACCAAAAATGATTCCTATATAGTGAGGTAAGTTCCCTAGCATGTATGATACAACCTTTATTTATGTCTATGGGTTACCTCTGAATTCTTTGATAACCTGAATTGTGGGGATTTGCCGTAGGTGCTGTGTCAAAGGCTCCCTTTTGGAAGTGAACCAACAACTGATCAAGCAACCAGAACTACTCAATGCTTCGGTAACAATACTAAATTCTTATCCTGTTTTTCATTAGATCATTGCTGTGATAATGCAGATAAACTTTTACTAGTCCATTTGTCTTTGAGAACAATTGGTACTGCTGCTGAGTATTTGCAAGTCTGTGAATATAAGTTAAAGCACATACTCCAATTTTCTCTTACTTGTCTTCACCTGAATACCATGTGTTGGTACCATGAATTATTCAATTTCATGTTATCAATACTGCAGGCAGACAGGGAAGGATACATTGCTATTATAATGCCAAAACCTGCTGATTGGCTTAAGATCAAGGCCTCCCTTGTTAGCGTtgaggaatacaagaaattgagggAAGTCAGTTGAATTAGAACCATGCATTCATTTATGATGACACGTTGAAGGAGACTGTGAAAACGCATGCTACCATATTTCATTACTTAATCCATGGTTCCCCATATGATGCTTCAAGTTCTGTGATCTCAGAAAGCTACAAATTTGAAGAAATCAAAAAACATTTAGGTGCTTATTGTGGGAAACCTCTTTACAAGACTGTGGCACAGTCATTGGGGCTCGACCGTGTTAGTTTCGGCACCAATGAATAGATTGATTTTGATGCTACTGTAAGACCGTTCTTTAGAGTTTccattttggttttggttagtttTATGCTTTGTGAACCTTCTTTACCCCGCAAATGAGGATATCAGGATTCGGAATAAAAATTCAAAGCCGaacacataattaaataaaaagctGTGCAATAAAAAATCAGTATTACTTGATCTGAAATTTTATCAGTATGAATATATTTGGTTCGCGGTAAAAATGGCATACAAATCATATTAGTTTTTGTAACATTTCATATTgatttcatttgtgaaaaatTCCATCTATTTTTACAATTGACCAAATATATATGTGTCATAATATATATGCTCTACTAAAGGCAAGTCAAAgaattacaaaaaattatttgaaaattgaaactAGTTGAAACTCAAAACCACAATCTCAGTTAAGGGGATGAAGAGCCAGGCCACTTGTGAGACTTTCCTGTTTCAAAGGAGTGTGTGACGACACAGAAATTTGTTCTTGTTCCTCCATCACAATTTCTTGCATAACAAGTTTTCTAGATCTGTTTATGGTGAGGAAGCACAGGTAGGTATGTTCTTCAAGCTCTTCCAACTGATCCAAAAAGTTGGACTCATAGTCGTGAAACTCCCTCACAACCTGTTTGAGTATTTCAAACTTGCCATTTCCGCTCTTCAAACATATATCAGCAACCTGTCTTCGGTGTTCTACCTCATTGTGTAACCTATTAACCATACGGCTCATAGTATCCAAATCGTTAATTAATATATAAACCCCTCTTGCAGCAACATCAAGTTGCTCACAAAGCCTCTTATTATCATTAGAAGAAGGGGTTCTGCTGAAGTTGAACCTCTTCCTCATCAACCCAAATGAGCCACCTATTATACACGGTGCAGCCACAAAGCCAACAATGCTATGGAATGCAAACACTATTAAAGCAACAACAAGAGCACTATACGAAGCAATAATAGCAATTCCTCCAACTTTCTTACAAACTCTCTTTATTGTTAACATTCTTCGAACTTTCCCTCTCTTTGACTTTAGCCTATGCAGGAGTACCATGTACTTGTCGTGAATTTCACGGAACATCGTGGGACTAATAATGGACAAAGGGTTCTTTTGCAATGCAAATGAAGCAAGATCTCCACAAATAGCTTTGCGGGGTTGGTCATCCTCATCTATGCCATCAAGAACACTTTTACTTAGCTTGATGATCCTTGTAACCTTTGCATAGGCAATTCGAGTTTCATGGATACCTTGGAGGATTGTGTCGCAACATTGAGATGCTTCTAAGCTGGCTTTGAAGTATTCAAGCACAAGATGGTGCACCTCTGACCTCTCCACCATGTTTGCTATAACTTCTTGCCGCGGTTCAAGTAAATACTCTGTGAGATGCATGAAGAAAGGAAGCGGAGAAGACgtggaagatgatgatgatgatgatgaagagagGCCTGTGGTGCTTCTTATCTTTCTGAGCTGCCCTTGGAATTTTTTGCATATTTCGACGTAGGACTTTGTTCTGAATGCTTTCAGGTATTCTTCATTCAAGTTCGGCTTCCTATAAGATTTATCTTCATCTTGGGTTTTCGGTGATCTACCTGCTGGATTTTTAGTAAATTAATTAATGAACAATTTCACTAATGTTTAACCCAAAAAGTTAATgatcatgtatatatatagtaaATGAGGCAAGGATAAAATTAAAGAGCTGCAGAAATAAAAACTCACCCGCTGCTCTTTGCAAGGAAGAAAGCAATCTTCTTCTTGTTGGTGTCATCATCTCTCGAACAAAGCATATATAAGAGGTCAGAGATATTACTTTTTTGATGatgttgatgaatgatgatattAATTATTCTTTTGCTTCCTAAATAATGCTATATTGTACGGTATATATAATCCGATGGTATTATGGGGAACGATCTGGATTCTAgcgaaaagagagaaagagagtcaGAGAGAGGTGTCTTGGGAAAAAATCTACAACAAGAGAAGTAACCCGTTGGCAATCGGAAATGCCGCAAATACTAAATTCAATTACGTATATATGTTATATAtgttgtgattattattattattattattaccattACCAATGGCTTTAATCACACGTTAGCTTAGCTCACACGCTCTGTTCTCCTACGTGGAAGCTGAAGAGATCCGATCCTTCTCCATCTCATAAGCTCATCAATCTATCCGTTTACATTCTATTTGATTGATTCACAACGTAACATAAGTCAACTGACACTTTAATTCCCATGGTGTTCATTGTTAAAGCCAAATAAAACATacattttcattttttatgaAGAAAATAATAGTATCCAGTGGATATTGATATATCTTCatgtaaaaataataaatataaattaaaaaatattatttgtacaatAAAATTCAATCTTTgatcaatttttaatattatttaattatttttaattaaaatatattcttattttttagatatacatttataattaaaattaatttaaattttaaaaactaaaatttttttaactttctacctactttacagttatttattgtttctttcttttacaTTCCTTTTCTCTTTAACACGATTTTCTTCTATCTTGCTCTCTTATACAAAACCGCTTCTTTTACTATTCTTACTTATGTTATATTACGTAGTAGTTGTAAAGGCTAGGTTCATTGGTTCAAATGAATGAGTTTTAGATGTGTGCATGAACCAATTTAAAAAATAGGATATTATTTTGGATGTGTTGCAAGTCAATCTAATTAGCATTTGAAAAAAATGTTAACCAAGTGTAATTTATGCACAATGAATGAACAATTAACAAGTTGGACACACTGTACAAACAAGCAAAAACACTTATTAGTAGTCGTAGTAATAACTCCACCTTAAGAAGTTGAGGACGATGCTTCAAATTTATTCTTATTACAGATCCCAAAATTTATAATATTACATATACAAAATTATACCTTTACACAATTCAAATCACAAGCTTGCACACCAAATAACAAATAATCAACAAAAATCAccaataaaaacaaattaatccTCAACACAAGTATGAGATTAGAACAATCAGAAAACAATAAAACTCACATAATATTTTCTTACAGATAACTAAAACTCACGTAAACACATTCAAAACTCAGTGAAAAATGTAAACACTTCTAAAATATAGAAATTGCAcatacaaaaataatttaacattgcAATATATATGAGAATCTCTTCAAGCCATTTTAATcgatttttaattacaaaaaagaATGTTATACAAAATACTAAGAAAAATAATGGTGTCAGAGAATGCACAAAAACAAACTCTATGAACAGAGACCCATCCAAACCTTAAGTATGTTTTCGGTGCGGACCAATGACGACGAGGAGGAAGAAGACGGCGACGAAGATGAGTGCGAAGGAAGAAGAAGGCGGCGTTGTGGATGAGCGCCGACGAGGAGGAAGGTAGCGCGGATGAACGGCGGCAAAGGATGACGAACCACGGACAGCGTGCGTATCTGGGTTTATGATGTGCGATGAATGTgacggatttggatcctctaaagtttgtatttcactttagagagtaaagtgtgatcttctacccttgaatagtttctctttcatatttattcttggtcccacctatgaaataaatgatgagagatcacactttactctttaaggtgaaattcaaactttagaggatccaaatctaaATGTGACTGCTCTACTTCCTTCAGGATTTTGTATGGTATTAGTTAATAATTAGatggtttaagatttattttagaattttaaaatcgaaaatttgaatttgaatttatttattttttggatgtgtatttaaattgtaatatattaataattaaattataataaaaNNNNNNNNNNNNNNNNNNNNNNNNNNNNNNNNNNNNNNNNNNNNNNNNNNNNNNNNNNNNNNNNAGACTGAATATTGTACACTTTATAAAGGATACCTAGTTGAATTGATATAGattattagataataatttttttattttttacggtATTTTTAATTTGGGAGGCTAAAGACTAATTCGTCACAAATTGGAGTTCTATTTAAAAGTTTATCGTTAGCCAATAAATTACACAAGGTAAAATTTGAACCTCCAacacttatttaaataaattaataaattgacCAATAAACCAACCTAAATTAGTTATtagataataatatttttttgaatattaGTTGTTAGATAATAGTTTAATTTAATCACCAATATTTTTTTACGTACAATGGAGGCCCAAGAACCGAAAAGAAAAACTACACTAAACGGAAAAACAATATCCCACTACAATCAGCAATGAGCTTTAAGGAGAGCTCAGCAAGAGAGTGATGAATCAAAATGGACTCTTGATTAGTGTCTAAGATCATATTGGCCAACCCATCAGCCACTTGATTTGCTTCTTTGAAAATATGGAGAATTTCCACCTTCTAGTTCCTGTTGAGCATGGTTCAGATTCTTCTAATGCTACGAGCGAGGGAGGGATGATTACTGGGAGAGGGGGTTTGAAGATGAGTTATACCGCCCCTTTTGAATCCAAGCAAGCTCCAGCATAGAGAGAATAGCTTTAATCTTTGCTTCAATAGCCTTTGCCTCACCAATTTTCCTGGAAACCATACAACCAACCACCCAATTCATTTTGAAAAGCACTAGTGCAACTGGCCGGTCCCAGGTTCCCACAAGAGGCACTATCCATATTCAGTTTAACCCAATTGGCCGGGGGAATAGTCCAAGCAATGGGAACAGTGGTGCAGTTCTTTTCCTTGTCACATATTTGTCTGACATCCATCACCTCTTTAATTGTTGATTTAATGCGAATATCAATGATTCTCAAGAGCGGGTTACTTTGGGAGTGAACTTTCTCATTTCTGAGTTTTTAGATCATCTAAGTTGTTTTCAAAAAACATCTAGCCAAGCTAGATCCTTATCTTTGCCAATTTCGCTGGATAGGTTGTAATCTATCCAACTCTGGATATCAAGCTTGAAGGAATTATTAATAGCCAAAGAATTTACGAGACTCATCCAAATAATAGAGACCTTTGGACAGTCCCGGATAGCATGTAGGGGGATTTCAACATCACAATTGCATCGACTACAATAACAATTATTATACTTTGACTCCATTTAGCAACTTGATATGCTGTCAAAAGTCTATTATGGTTTAATTGCCACATAAAGACTTTGACTCTTTGGATTCCATTCCACTTCCAAATTCTCTTCCACACTTGAATGGAAGGGGGTTTATGATGAATAAGGGCTTGGTAGGTGATGAGTctatatttgatggtatattttgattcaatttagatgaattctagcacatgaactcacacttaagcacaaaaatagtatatttttgtgttttgtccctaatttgatcttaaatgtgaaaacatgcaattttgtgcttgaaatgagcaatttaattccactcttattccatttgatgctatgacatgtttgctgagtgttttcaggccttagaggcaagaatgCATAGccagaagtggaagaaagcatgtacaagggagaaaacatgaaaaaaaaaacaaggaaaagcacacacagcaaggtgtgcgtgcgcacaagcaagcatgcatacgcacaagatcgcatcagccaagtgtgcgtgcgcacaagtacccgtgcgtacgcacaggagccaAAACAGCCGAGTGTGCGGacacacacacctgtgcgtccgcataggtccctgcacgtgatttcattaatgaaacgcgTGCTGTGCGATTTTGGGGGCCTTTGGCCCACTTTTGGAAGCTCCAATGCTGAAAGGAAAGTGCTATATCAAGGGGGATTGAAGCTATATGAAGGCATTAgagtagagagctcacttttaatTAGGTAGTAGTAGTATAGGAAGCttccataggagtaggagtagtgtagagtagattgCTCTATTATGGTTTCATTTCCATTtcaattgtagca includes:
- the LOC107609898 gene encoding FAM206 family protein encodes the protein MSNHVIEESNSSATKELEQKQEKEKEEEEDEDDELRKLLLPDVCNLPSVPPSAVESNFAIYFALDFMKPGHDQYVYRHANGLCVIGLAPSHVSFKDEGGITAIDFNVGKSDRSGVKVTGKRKKNAQHFESNTALCKVSTKNDSYIVRCCVKGSLLEVNQQLIKQPELLNASADREGYIAIIMPKPADWLKIKASLVSVEEYKKLREVS
- the LOC107608304 gene encoding UPF0496 protein At1g20180-like isoform X2, which codes for MMTPTRRRLLSSLQRAAGRSPKTQDEDKSYRKPNLNEEYLKAFRTKSYVEICKKFQGQLRKIRSTTGLSSSSSSSSSTSSPLPFFMHLTEYLLEPRQEVIANMVERSEVHHLVLEYFKASLEASQCCDTILQGIHETRIAYAKVTRIIKLSKSVLDGIDEDDQPRKAICGDLASFALQKNPLSIISPTMFREIHDKYMVLLHRLKSKRGKVRRMLTIKRVCKKVGGIAIIASYSALVVALIVFAFHSIVGFVAAPCIIGGSFGLMRKRFNFSRTPSSNDNKRLCEQLDVAARGVYILINDLDTMSRMVNRLHNEVEHRRQVADICLKSGNGKFEILKQVVREFHDYESNFLDQLEELEEHTYLCFLTINRSRKLVMQEIVMEEQEQISVSSHTPLKQESLTSGLALHPLN
- the LOC107608304 gene encoding UPF0496 protein At1g20180-like isoform X1; the encoded protein is MMTPTRRRLLSSLQRAAAGRSPKTQDEDKSYRKPNLNEEYLKAFRTKSYVEICKKFQGQLRKIRSTTGLSSSSSSSSSTSSPLPFFMHLTEYLLEPRQEVIANMVERSEVHHLVLEYFKASLEASQCCDTILQGIHETRIAYAKVTRIIKLSKSVLDGIDEDDQPRKAICGDLASFALQKNPLSIISPTMFREIHDKYMVLLHRLKSKRGKVRRMLTIKRVCKKVGGIAIIASYSALVVALIVFAFHSIVGFVAAPCIIGGSFGLMRKRFNFSRTPSSNDNKRLCEQLDVAARGVYILINDLDTMSRMVNRLHNEVEHRRQVADICLKSGNGKFEILKQVVREFHDYESNFLDQLEELEEHTYLCFLTINRSRKLVMQEIVMEEQEQISVSSHTPLKQESLTSGLALHPLN